Within the Nerophis ophidion isolate RoL-2023_Sa linkage group LG01, RoL_Noph_v1.0, whole genome shotgun sequence genome, the region agacttaaaaagttgcaaggaatatctttgaatttaaaaagagttacaaaaattGACAATTGGAATTATATAAACtgatttttgattttgattggatgagtcattgtgaaaatgcttcaacaaaaaataaaaagtatgttggagttggggtgttggtggagggaacagtgataaagttatgtaaaataatttgtgttaaaaatggGGCAGATAAAtctaagaatattattcttccatctgctcctttctgatcgtggaaatgtataagaaacaaaaaacaatgaaagtttcAATTGTACATGTTGTATATATGCATCTTCATGCAAGgactaaaaagaaaagaaaagaaaagaaaaaaaaaatatatatatatatatcattgttttcgaagctttttggttgttagaggtagagagtgttttcaaaggcacaaaaaacaggtcgggtgttGAGAAACtgacatttatgaatataaaacttagccgatagtataatgaggttgcaaaggtcaaattccttttcaaatttattttcattttgtaaaTCCGAATAACACGTTTTTAAAATAAAGCAcacatttgtcatgaatattgtccaggatgaaaggACACATACCTGCTTTCATAAGTCCAAAAACAGCTGGTAAACAGTCTCGGGAGGCATGTTACATAAGATGTAACATGCATGTTACATgaggtgcaacatgcatgttacataaggtgcaacatgcatgttccataaggtgcaacatgcatgttacataaggtgcaacatgcatgttacataaggtgcaacatgcatgttacataaggtgcaacatgcatgttacataaggtgcaacatgcatgttacataaggtgcaacatgcatgttacataaggtgcagcatgcatgttacataaggtgcaacatgcacgttacataaggtgcaacatgcacgttacataaggtgcaacatgcatgttacataaggtgcaacatgcatgttacataaggtgcaacatgcatgttaCATAAGATGCAACATGCATGTTACATAAGATGCAACATGCATGTTACATAAGATGCAACATGCATGTTACATAAGATGcaacatgcatgttgcaccttatgcaacatgcatgttacataaggtgcaacatgcatgttacataaggtgcaacatgcatgttacataaggtgcaacatgcatgttacataaggtgcaacatgcatgttacataagatgcaacatgcatgttacataaggtgcaacatgcatgttacataaggtgcaacatgcatgttacataaggtgcaacatgcatgttacataaggtgcaacatgcatgttacataaggtgcaacatgcatgttacataaggtgcaggtgacatcaatgtccttcttgtatccaaccatcacagtctttacagggttaTAACCAGGAATGATTTTAAAATATATCTGTTTGACTTGGTTGGTAAGTAAGTCGCTGTTAGGAAGGGAGCACGTTTTCACCCAGCAGATTATTCCGGCGCGCAAtaacataggagacagacacacaatcattttatttttctgatcaaagcaaagtttatGAGGATTCCGACCACAACAATGATGCTTCTTTCAAAGCGCTAGAGTAAAATATATGGAGTGTGAAATCAACAATGTCACATGATGATATAACTGATCGTGTAACCTTGATGCTAATATATTATTGTGACCGACTCaaaccgtcgtgcgggttccatggaccaccaagcacagacattcACTCGctggtgtagacttctttattttttcaaggTAAACAAGTCTtttgcgggttgcttttcagccgtccacggCTCTCTTTCTCGTTCCATGCGCTTTGTTCTCTCGTGTCTCCTTCTCGTTCCTTCCTCGTTCCTCCACCACTCTCTCCCACGTTCACAGCTGCCGCCCCTTTTAACAATGCGAGAGGATTCACtaattgtgtccaggtgcacgatccacgcacctgatctcgcttgtggcgtcgctcccagcacgtcCCGTCTCGTCGCTCACTTgccatctccgcctcctcgccgctcgcttgccatctccgcctcctcgccgcttgCCATCTCGGCCTCCTCGCCGCTTGCTCGCCATATCCACCTCCtcgcgtgccctgccgctctgtcggaccgtcggctccacctctccacagtcctccatcgccagatGCAAGCCGGGCTTCCACccggctgagcctactccccccTCCTTTTTTTTGGGAGCGGGAAGTGAAGACGGCCGCGACCACCTGGGCCCCCGGTCTTCTCCTTTGTCGCCTGTTCTATTTCTTCCTCTTcattgtctttttctttgtcttctttgtcttttccttcatccttttcttcatccttttctttgtcttggtcttcttccttttctgtgtctttgtctttgtccttatctgtgtctttgtcttcttccttttctgtgtCTTTGTCTTTTTATTCTTCtgtgtctttgtcttcttcttcttcttctttgttccCCTCTTCTTGTTTGGTCCGCTGTTGTCGGCTGCTTGCTGCAAGGCCGGCCAGCGCGCCAACGATAGCCCACAGGGGATCGTCCTcccccgcctccggtggtccagccaggttgggcgccaaatgtggaAGTCTTCCTCTTCCCTTCCGTGGTTCGACGGACCAGTGTGACCACAACACATTGGAACGTGGGTTTTAccaggagattttttttatttttcgtttGTTTTCGTTTTTCAAAGTTTCTTcttttttgcttttcagcaatctgGTTTCGTTATCAAAGTTTCTTGTTTGCTTTTCAGCCTTTCAGTTCGTTCAGTCCTTTTTTGCTTTTTAGCCTCTCGGTCTCTCCTGCTCCCACTATCTCCTCCGCTCATGGTCTccggcgctgctaataaaggaacaagTGATTAGTCAATTTGTTCCATCTGAGATATCCACTTcatgcttcatggccggcccctgcacacaccccgcctgcagggaacgcgtggaccacgcccctctccacaattaTGATGTGAAGAAAGGTGTTGACAATAATTGTTAAATGGTTAAATGGTTAAAGAGTCATCTGCAATTTTCCCAGCTTGGCTAAAGTTGGAAAGAAATGGACAATTACTTTAGTTGTAAATGTAATTAAATTCTGCAATGTTTTCgtcctgcagacgtccagcagatAATTGGTGGTCAAGAAGAAGGTCCCCCTCAGCCGCAGGGGAGGGTCTCCACTTTGAAGATGGAGGAGCCGCAGCCCCCTTATATTAAAGAGGAGCTGGAGGAAGTCTGGATCACTCGGGAGGAAATGAACCTtccagggccagacgaggctgatcccaccaagtttccactgactggtgtccctgtgaagactGAAGAACTTGGAGAGAAACCACCAGAGTCCTCACAGCTTCTTCACACTCCAaatgaggagaacagaggggcggagcctTCAAGATGCAGGGGATATGCTCGTAAAACTATaagtatttattttcatgaccacATTAATattgtactgtatataaataagTGAATGTTGGCTTATTGTCAacaaatttatatatttttataaaaactATTCGCACGTCATAATTATTCCTTCTCATCTTATAATTAAGAACATTATGTTGTGGTTTTTTATCCATAGCAGTTCATTGCTTGTCTAGATTGATACAAAACATCAGTTGCTAAAGTGCAtttgtgtcctgcagatgtcCGGCCACTCGTTGATTGTCGGGCGAGGATCTCCATTTTCAAGCAGGAGGATCCACATCCCCCCTTtattaaagaagaagaagaagatgaggaagaAGTCTGGATCACTCAGGATGGAGGGTATCTTCTCTGGGGGCTCGAAGCCGACTTCACTAACTTGCCACTGACtggtgtctctgtgaagactgaagacgaTGAAAAGAAACCACCCgggtcctcacagcttcatcacagtccaagtgaggcgaacagaggggcggagcctACAAGCTGCAGCTCAATACGACACATGGCGGCTGAAGCTGAGGGAGACCACtatggaggatcacaagcagacgcCCTCTtggctccactatcagatagtgaggcagAAGACGGGAACGACACCCAGGAGCCTTTGAGCAGCGGTACAGACAAAATGAGGACTCACACCTACAACAATCACTCTGACTGCTCTAAAAAGAAGACGGGCAAAAAATGTTTGATCTGCTCATTTTGTGATAAGAGCTTTGCTTATCAGAGGGATTTTGCTcgacacatgacaatacacactggggaaaaaccaTTCAGTTGTTTGGATTGCGGGCAAAAATTCTCTCAGAAGTCCAACATGGTAACACACAGGATAACACACACGGGTGAGAAAGCTTTTAGTTGTTTGATGTGCGATAAGAAATTCTTTAAAAGGGCAAACATGAcggtgcacatgagaacacacacaggggaAAAACCTTTTCGCTGTTCGGTTTGCGGTCAAAGATTTACTCATAAGGTAAGAATGGCATCACACATGACGtcgcacacgggagaaaaaccctttAGTTGTTCAGATTGCGGAAAAAAATTCTCGGAAAGAAGCAACGTGGCGAAACACATGAAaacgcacaccggagaaaaacctttgaGTTGTTCCGTTTGTTGCAAACGATTCTCCGAGAAGTCGCACATGGCGTCGCACATGAGgacgcacaccggagaaaaacctttaaGTTGCCCGGATTGCGGGAAGAGATTCGCTCAGACTTCCACTTTGGGGCGACACGTCAGAACGCACACGGgggaaaaaccatttagttgcgTGGTCTGTGGTCAGAGATTCACTCAGAAGTCACACATGGTGTCACACGCGAGAACGCACACCGGCGAAAAACCTTTTAGTTGCTCAGTTTGCCAGCAAAGATTCACTCAAAAGTCAAACATGCTTTCGCACGTGAGAACACATAACGGGGGGGAAACAAAGGTCAAATATGTTACGTGTTCAATTGTCAAATCATAGAAGTGTAACAACA harbors:
- the LOC133563394 gene encoding zinc finger protein 391-like isoform X1, which codes for MFHFEDVQQIIGGQEEGPPQPQGRVSTLKMEEPQPPYIKEELEEVWITREEMNLPGPDEADPTKFPLTGVPVKTEELGEKPPESSQLLHTPNEENRGAEPSRCRGYARKTINVRPLVDCRARISIFKQEDPHPPFIKEEEEDEEEVWITQDGGYLLWGLEADFTNLPLTGVSVKTEDDEKKPPGSSQLHHSPSEANRGAEPTSCSSIRHMAAEAEGDHYGGSQADALLAPLSDSEAEDGNDTQEPLSSGTDKMRTHTYNNHSDCSKKKTGKKCLICSFCDKSFAYQRDFARHMTIHTGEKPFSCLDCGQKFSQKSNMVTHRITHTGEKAFSCLMCDKKFFKRANMTVHMRTHTGEKPFRCSVCGQRFTHKVRMASHMTSHTGEKPFSCSDCGKKFSERSNVAKHMKTHTGEKPLSCSVCCKRFSEKSHMASHMRTHTGEKPLSCPDCGKRFAQTSTLGRHVRTHTGEKPFSCVVCGQRFTQKSHMVSHARTHTGEKPFSCSVCQQRFTQKSNMLSHVRTHNGGETKVKYVTCSIVKS
- the LOC133563394 gene encoding gastrula zinc finger protein XlCGF57.1-like isoform X2, which translates into the protein MFHFEDVQQIIGGQEEGPPQPQGRVSTLKMEEPQPPYIKEELEEVWITREEMNLPGPDEADPTKFPLTGVPVKTEELGEKPPESSQLLHTPNEENRGAEPSRCRGYAHVRPLVDCRARISIFKQEDPHPPFIKEEEEDEEEVWITQDGGYLLWGLEADFTNLPLTGVSVKTEDDEKKPPGSSQLHHSPSEANRGAEPTSCSSIRHMAAEAEGDHYGGSQADALLAPLSDSEAEDGNDTQEPLSSGTDKMRTHTYNNHSDCSKKKTGKKCLICSFCDKSFAYQRDFARHMTIHTGEKPFSCLDCGQKFSQKSNMVTHRITHTGEKAFSCLMCDKKFFKRANMTVHMRTHTGEKPFRCSVCGQRFTHKVRMASHMTSHTGEKPFSCSDCGKKFSERSNVAKHMKTHTGEKPLSCSVCCKRFSEKSHMASHMRTHTGEKPLSCPDCGKRFAQTSTLGRHVRTHTGEKPFSCVVCGQRFTQKSHMVSHARTHTGEKPFSCSVCQQRFTQKSNMLSHVRTHNGGETKVKYVTCSIVKS